Proteins found in one Arachis stenosperma cultivar V10309 chromosome 8, arast.V10309.gnm1.PFL2, whole genome shotgun sequence genomic segment:
- the LOC130945553 gene encoding uncharacterized protein LOC130945553: MKFSEEEPDDVFPVFRDGIRFGDLKLEVGMKFIQSGSSERAVRCRAVCKAEDCKWVVYASRDHEETCWQIKTFNDDHTCAREASNRAANRNWLTSKLVKKVRKYPNFRQCEAAVYFKSKCDLVLNRNSISRALADPRAVVYGDEKAQYAMVRDYGETLLKCNPGSTVRIGTIPQPDGNVIFQRMYVCLSGCKNGFKAGCRRLIGLDGAFLKTQTGGQILSAVGQDANHHIYVIAWAIVDVENTENWR; encoded by the coding sequence TTCGATTCGGGGATTTAAAACTTGAGGTGGGGATGAAATTTATACAAAGTGGGAGTTCAGAGAGGGCTGTGAGATGCAGGGCTGTTTGTAAAGCTGAGGATTGCAAGTGGGTGGTATATGCATCACGAGATCACGAGGAGACATGTTGGCAGATAAAAACCTTCAATGACGACCACACATGTGCTAGAGAGGCCTCCAACCGAGCTGCAAATAGGAACTGGTTGACTAGCAAGTTAGTGAAGAAGGTTAGGAAATATCCTAACTTCAGACAATGTGAGGCAGCTGTATACTTCAAGTCCAAGTGTGATCTTGTGCTGAATAGGAATTCAATTTCTAGAGCCTTGGCAGACCCTAGAGCTGTGGTGTATGGGGATGAGAAGGCCCAGTATGCAATGGTAAGGGACTATGGAGAAACCCTATTGAAGTGTAATCCGGGGTCAACAGTTAGAATAGGGACTATCCCCCAACCAGATGGAAATGTGATCTTTCAGAGGATGTATGTATGTCTTAGTGGGTGCAAGAATGGTTTTAAGGCCGGGTGCAGGCGACTGATTGGTTTAGATGGTGCGTTCCTTAAAACTCAAACTGGAGGCCAGATTCTATCCGCTGTGGGACAGGACGCAAATCATCACATCTATGTTATAGCATGGGCAATTGTGGATGTCGAGAACACGGAGAACTGGAGGTAG